A genomic window from Anticarsia gemmatalis isolate Benzon Research Colony breed Stoneville strain chromosome 6, ilAntGemm2 primary, whole genome shotgun sequence includes:
- the LOC142973914 gene encoding centrosomal protein 20 produces MNDSKLISEKDLLVAIKDLLKKNGHLNKINAEVRAQVTELLQDRQAGGAVTSAPTPTDEVLLVNELVREYLEWNGYLYTTSVMMSEAAMPKDKKSRADLCAEVGVKDDEKSSALPLLSNIVAAYTERIKRKISRSKKEIC; encoded by the exons ATGAACGACAGCAAACTAATATCTGAGAAAGACTTGCTAGTCGCAATAAAAGATCTTTTGAAGAAAAACGGCcatctcaataaaataaatgcagag GTGCGAGCTCAAGTAACCGAACTGCTGCAAGACCGCCAAGCTGGTGGGGCTGTGACGTCAGCACCGACTCCCACGGACGAGGTACTGCTGGTCAATGAACTCGTGAGAGAGTACTTGGAGTGGAACGGCTATTTGTACACCACCTCTGTGATGATGTCTGAAGCTGCTATGCCGAAGGATAAGAAATCTAG GGCGGATTTGTGTGCTGAAGTAGGAGTGAAGGACGATGAGAAGTCATCAGCTTTACCGCTGTTGTCCAATATAGTTGCTGCGTACACTGAAAGGATTAAAAGGAAGATTAGTAGGAGCAAGAAAGAGATatgttaa